GTATTGGCAGGAAAAGTGGCTGCGGCAGTTTGCTCCACTCAAACCATTCCCATTTTTCGCATTTATCCGGCTCCATAACAATAGCTTCGCCAGAAGCGTATTCAGAAACTATAAACAAGGTAACATAGTGCTTTCCCTCTTTTTTAAAAATATCTTCGGTAAATGTCCCCATCCTGATGTTTTTTATATTAATGCCTGCTTCTTCCCGGACTTCCCGCCTGGCGCAGTCTTCTATCTGTTCGTTAAGCTCAAGATGCCCGCCAGGGA
The DNA window shown above is from Candidatus Woesearchaeota archaeon and carries:
- a CDS encoding NUDIX domain-containing protein yields the protein MENMPKIGVGVIVINNNKVLLGRRKNAHGESSWGFPGGHLELNEQIEDCARREVREEAGINIKNIRMGTFTEDIFKKEGKHYVTLFIVSEYASGEAIVMEPDKCEKWEWFEWSKLPQPLFLPIQNLLKQNFSPFKQ